A section of the Alkalihalobacillus sp. LMS39 genome encodes:
- a CDS encoding DinB family protein gives MKEVLLLESFFHYNWQIREEWFEWCESLSEEELLIQREGGVNSFIYTFFHIIDAEYSWLRGVLGKSDIAFTFTDYNTLEKIKILSHQTKHEILQWMPLLVSDDGAKKVEVSWDENLYTKDEILHHVIAHEIHHIGQLSVWARQMGHKPVSANFIGRNLMRKL, from the coding sequence ATGAAAGAGGTGTTGTTGTTGGAATCGTTTTTCCACTACAATTGGCAAATAAGAGAAGAGTGGTTTGAATGGTGTGAGTCTTTATCTGAAGAAGAGCTTTTGATACAGCGTGAAGGTGGAGTGAATAGTTTTATATATACTTTTTTTCACATCATCGACGCAGAGTATAGCTGGCTTCGTGGCGTCTTGGGGAAATCAGATATAGCTTTTACATTTACCGATTACAATACGTTAGAAAAAATAAAAATATTATCTCATCAAACCAAACACGAAATATTACAATGGATGCCTTTACTAGTTTCAGACGATGGCGCAAAAAAAGTGGAAGTTTCATGGGATGAAAATCTGTATACAAAAGATGAAATTCTTCACCATGTGATCGCCCATGAAATACACCATATTGGCCAGTTATCGGTTTGGGCAAGACAAATGGGACATAAGCCTGTTTCTGCAAACTTTATCGGAAGAAATCTTATGAGGAAGCTGTAG
- a CDS encoding LLM class flavin-dependent oxidoreductase, which yields MNKTLQQTKYSVLDLAPILEGHTAADSFQDSLKLAKAVDQLGYHRYWLAEHHNMPGIASSATSVVIGYIAGGTSKLRVGSGGIMLPNHAPLVIAEQFGTLESMYPGRIDLGLGRAPGTDQITAHALRRNQRSDGSDFPEQLEELRDFFSTEPKRVRAIPGEGLSIPIWLLGSSGFSARLAGQLGLPFAFASHFAPDYLLPALQLYRDHFRPSDVLDKPYVMIGVNVIAADTTEKAKWLASSQEQAFLNIIRGKSGKLQPPVEQMDTVWNIHEQTLVEKMLTYSVSGDASIVKTKLQQFLNETEADEMIINTHVYDQTERIRSYEIVSSLFQP from the coding sequence ATGAATAAAACATTACAACAAACCAAATATTCTGTTCTTGACCTTGCCCCTATTTTAGAAGGTCATACAGCGGCAGATTCTTTTCAAGACAGTTTGAAATTAGCAAAAGCAGTTGATCAATTGGGTTATCATCGATATTGGCTTGCTGAACACCACAATATGCCTGGTATCGCAAGTTCGGCAACTTCTGTTGTTATCGGTTATATTGCTGGGGGAACATCAAAACTTCGTGTCGGTTCTGGCGGGATTATGTTACCAAATCATGCGCCGTTAGTTATCGCGGAACAGTTTGGAACATTGGAGTCCATGTATCCTGGACGTATTGATTTAGGGTTAGGACGTGCACCAGGCACTGATCAAATTACAGCACATGCATTACGAAGAAACCAACGCAGTGACGGAAGTGATTTTCCAGAACAACTTGAAGAGTTGCGAGATTTTTTCAGTACGGAACCTAAACGGGTTCGTGCCATTCCAGGAGAAGGACTGTCGATCCCCATTTGGTTATTAGGTTCTAGTGGATTTAGTGCAAGATTAGCGGGTCAACTCGGTCTTCCATTTGCGTTTGCGAGTCATTTTGCTCCAGATTATTTACTCCCAGCACTCCAATTATACCGTGATCATTTCAGACCATCAGACGTATTGGACAAACCTTATGTCATGATTGGTGTAAACGTTATAGCTGCAGATACAACAGAGAAAGCAAAATGGTTAGCTTCTTCCCAAGAGCAAGCCTTTTTAAATATCATTCGTGGAAAATCCGGAAAACTCCAGCCGCCTGTAGAGCAGATGGATACAGTATGGAATATACACGAACAAACGTTAGTAGAAAAGATGCTCACTTATTCTGTTTCTGGCGATGCATCTATTGTAAAAACAAAGCTTCAACAGTTTTTGAATGAAACCGAAGCAGACGAAATGATTATCAATACCCATGTGTATGACCAAACTGAACGGATTCGTTCCTACGAAATTGTATCGTCTTTATTTCAGCCTTAA
- a CDS encoding OmpA family protein, with the protein MLNNQTCFCMYLVFFTSFLVACSSHNENIGATTEQEQTVEKVVEEITAGDEGTVVMEALENESKELIDEEISLEGKVFIEEDRIRVQGTTNLIEGTVLMGRLFHSPFSDTKRGSTRTNKHELTTVNADGTFAMNFLFSEFSNRDFLEVYDQSDIEVLVEVHTRSSSRQDDEVLAVYGEYGENFTGPFVHQYQYRNDVMQRIYAPVHVFIGGDVTEYEITAPNWEPLPDDYGETEIWIDIDITNDHRFFYVKGKSNLLEGTKLEGGYYSNPTRLQPQDTFRNQTFVLPDGTFLLRVAYRDITEEGFIYIHSRGDYQHNPRNTVREVYGENFEHLSGDYVVAHEDGAQKIEITFAPELPQINVPNEAEITTEDEEVKVQVPDDVLFDFDKSELKQEAQVVLNELIELLQRLDKGTVIEINGHTDNQGDPNYNMDLSEQRAAAVEAYLNEYGDFSHLSMTTKGYGLTKPIASNGDKEGQARNRRVEIVINPKE; encoded by the coding sequence ATGTTAAATAATCAGACTTGTTTTTGTATGTACCTCGTATTTTTTACTAGCTTTTTAGTTGCTTGCTCAAGTCATAATGAAAACATTGGTGCTACAACTGAACAGGAGCAAACTGTGGAAAAGGTAGTGGAAGAGATTACCGCTGGCGATGAAGGAACAGTTGTAATGGAAGCTCTTGAGAATGAATCTAAAGAATTGATAGATGAAGAGATATCGCTCGAAGGCAAGGTCTTCATTGAAGAAGATCGTATTCGTGTACAAGGTACTACCAATCTTATCGAAGGAACCGTTTTGATGGGGAGGTTGTTTCATAGTCCTTTTTCTGATACAAAAAGAGGGTCTACAAGAACAAATAAACACGAACTCACTACGGTAAATGCTGATGGTACATTTGCGATGAACTTTCTTTTTTCCGAATTTTCTAATCGAGACTTTCTGGAAGTATATGATCAAAGTGATATTGAAGTATTAGTTGAAGTTCATACGCGTAGTAGTAGTCGTCAAGACGATGAAGTATTAGCTGTTTACGGTGAATATGGAGAGAACTTCACAGGTCCTTTTGTACATCAATATCAATATAGGAATGATGTGATGCAAAGAATATATGCGCCAGTACATGTTTTTATTGGGGGCGATGTTACTGAATATGAAATAACAGCTCCAAATTGGGAGCCTTTACCTGATGATTATGGAGAAACGGAAATTTGGATTGACATTGACATTACAAATGACCACCGTTTTTTTTATGTTAAAGGGAAATCAAACTTATTGGAAGGTACAAAACTAGAAGGTGGTTATTATTCTAATCCAACCAGACTTCAACCTCAAGATACTTTTAGAAATCAAACATTCGTTCTTCCTGATGGAACATTTTTACTTCGAGTAGCTTATCGGGATATCACAGAAGAAGGCTTTATTTATATCCACAGTAGAGGGGATTATCAACACAATCCTAGGAACACTGTGCGTGAAGTCTACGGTGAAAATTTTGAACACTTATCAGGAGACTATGTGGTCGCACATGAAGATGGTGCACAAAAAATTGAAATTACTTTTGCACCAGAGTTACCACAAATAAATGTGCCAAATGAAGCTGAAATTACGACGGAAGATGAAGAAGTTAAAGTACAAGTGCCAGATGATGTTCTTTTTGACTTTGATAAAAGTGAATTAAAACAAGAAGCACAGGTTGTTCTAAACGAACTGATTGAACTCCTACAACGACTTGATAAAGGTACAGTAATTGAAATTAACGGTCATACCGATAACCAAGGAGATCCTAATTATAATATGGATTTATCAGAGCAAAGAGCAGCTGCTGTGGAAGCCTATTTAAATGAGTATGGGGACTTTAGCCATCTTTCTATGACGACCAAAGGGTATGGACTAACTAAACCAATTGCTTCGAATGGGGATAAAGAAGGACAAGCACGAAACCGTCGAGTAGAGATTGTCATTAATCCAAAGGAATAA
- a CDS encoding spore coat protein, producing MWQKPCTQIMPAVVHPTKCNVRQKCCEYIVPNIHPSHTTNVTHHNYKHVHTFPHTESFQQTVSHQNIVAPPGVAGAGFGPGGSPGAGFGAPGVAGAGFGPAGAPGAGAYGPGFAGPRPRRPFF from the coding sequence ATGTGGCAAAAACCATGTACTCAAATAATGCCAGCTGTTGTTCACCCAACAAAATGTAACGTAAGACAAAAATGTTGCGAGTATATTGTACCAAACATTCACCCTAGTCATACTACTAACGTAACACATCACAATTATAAACATGTTCACACATTCCCTCACACGGAATCATTCCAACAAACGGTATCACACCAAAATATCGTTGCACCACCAGGAGTTGCAGGTGCAGGATTTGGCCCGGGTGGATCACCAGGCGCTGGGTTTGGCGCACCAGGAGTAGCAGGCGCTGGATTTGGTCCAGCAGGAGCACCAGGTGCAGGAGCTTACGGTCCAGGATTTGCTGGTCCACGTCCACGTCGTCCATTCTTTTAA
- a CDS encoding DUF1273 domain-containing protein yields the protein MSKVLAVTGYKAHELGIFDDKHKGISYIKKAFEKRIMSFIDEGLEWVVISGQLGVELWVAEVVLQLKSEQYPIKLGVLTPFLQQEKNWNESKQQLYNYIMANADFVDSISKKEYENPNQLRMKNKYMIEKTEALLVLYNDENPGSPRFYIEEAMKKQARNPSYEIYYITPEDIEDLVREDQYNTPTEW from the coding sequence ATGTCTAAAGTGTTAGCAGTAACCGGCTATAAAGCACATGAGTTAGGAATATTTGATGATAAACATAAAGGAATATCTTACATTAAAAAAGCATTTGAAAAACGAATTATGTCTTTTATTGATGAAGGACTAGAATGGGTTGTCATTAGTGGACAACTTGGTGTAGAACTTTGGGTAGCCGAAGTGGTTTTGCAATTAAAAAGTGAACAATATCCTATAAAACTAGGTGTATTAACGCCTTTTTTACAGCAAGAAAAAAATTGGAATGAATCTAAACAACAATTATATAACTATATTATGGCAAACGCTGATTTTGTTGATAGCATTTCAAAAAAAGAATATGAAAATCCGAATCAGCTAAGAATGAAAAATAAATATATGATTGAAAAAACAGAAGCTCTTCTAGTCTTATATAACGATGAAAATCCCGGGTCTCCCCGTTTTTATATTGAAGAAGCAATGAAAAAACAAGCAAGAAATCCTTCATATGAAATATATTATATTACACCGGAAGATATTGAAGACTTAGTTCGAGAAGATCAATACAATACCCCAACTGAATGGTAA
- the gpsB gene encoding cell division regulator GpsB, which translates to MANQMIRLTAKDILEKEFKTSIKGYNQDDVDKFLDAIIQDYEQFQSKVETLEKENQQLRREMKKLSETSTRQTTPAVGSTNYDILQRLSNLEKKVFGSKLFD; encoded by the coding sequence ATGGCAAATCAAATGATACGATTAACAGCAAAAGACATTTTAGAAAAAGAATTTAAAACTAGTATAAAAGGATATAACCAAGATGATGTTGATAAATTTCTAGATGCGATTATACAAGACTATGAACAATTTCAAAGTAAAGTAGAAACATTAGAAAAGGAAAATCAACAACTCCGCCGGGAAATGAAAAAATTATCTGAAACTTCAACAAGACAAACAACCCCTGCGGTAGGTAGTACAAATTATGATATTTTACAACGTTTATCCAATTTGGAAAAAAAGGTGTTTGGTAGTAAACTGTTTGATTAA
- a CDS encoding ribonuclease H-like domain-containing protein — MSLKGKLSRLKKDMGISEHKSNEHQRGTADESFIPFQEKWDKLESKPAFYESMYCMIREKQIPLHHKHGRYSFAELIPVMEKWNKLRTHHPLSAAWRKQSDLLFFDTETTGLSSGVGNSIFLLGYSQVQEQSVTVKQFFLPGPEHEVAFYHHFLTDVSDFSNLVTYNGKAFDWPQVKTRHTFVRNEVPKLPLFGHFDLLHGARRLWKNTLPSCKLSVVEKEILQYERIQDTPGYLAPMLYFDFLHEQDPDFIEGVLEHNEWDVLSLITLYIHLSRCLQEYDSFALKPVEQYEIARWYEAVGEQSIALALYKTIVYSETSVQYEAILPLAKLYKKNQEFQKALDVLENAVATATFPKYTWCHELAMLYEHQWKDVEKALLFAKQAKELVKKSENKKREQELQQLTKRIERLTRKLQQSS; from the coding sequence GTGTCACTTAAAGGGAAATTATCACGATTAAAAAAAGATATGGGGATTTCTGAGCACAAAAGCAATGAACACCAACGAGGAACTGCCGATGAATCATTTATTCCATTTCAAGAGAAGTGGGATAAGCTAGAAAGTAAACCGGCGTTTTATGAATCAATGTATTGTATGATACGGGAAAAACAAATCCCACTTCATCATAAACATGGTCGTTATTCCTTTGCGGAATTAATTCCAGTAATGGAAAAGTGGAATAAACTTAGAACGCATCACCCTTTATCTGCTGCTTGGCGAAAGCAAAGCGATTTATTGTTTTTTGATACAGAAACAACAGGGTTAAGTAGCGGAGTAGGAAATTCGATTTTTTTACTTGGCTATAGTCAAGTCCAAGAACAGTCCGTTACAGTCAAACAATTTTTTTTACCTGGTCCGGAGCATGAGGTTGCTTTTTATCATCATTTTTTAACGGATGTTTCTGACTTTTCAAATCTTGTGACTTATAACGGAAAAGCGTTTGATTGGCCACAAGTAAAAACTAGACATACGTTTGTTCGAAATGAAGTTCCAAAATTACCTTTATTTGGTCACTTTGATTTGCTTCATGGAGCACGCCGGTTATGGAAAAATACACTACCATCATGTAAATTATCCGTGGTAGAAAAAGAAATTTTACAATATGAACGAATACAAGATACACCTGGTTATTTAGCACCGATGCTGTATTTTGATTTTTTACATGAACAAGACCCTGACTTTATTGAGGGGGTACTAGAACATAATGAATGGGATGTTTTGTCATTAATTACGTTATATATTCATCTTTCCCGTTGTTTGCAGGAATATGACTCGTTTGCCCTCAAACCTGTTGAACAATATGAAATTGCTCGCTGGTATGAGGCTGTTGGGGAACAATCTATTGCGCTTGCTTTATATAAAACCATTGTATATTCAGAAACTAGTGTACAATATGAAGCTATTTTGCCACTGGCTAAGCTTTATAAAAAAAATCAAGAATTTCAAAAAGCCCTAGATGTGTTAGAAAACGCTGTAGCAACAGCAACCTTTCCTAAGTATACATGGTGCCATGAGTTGGCGATGTTATATGAACATCAATGGAAAGATGTAGAAAAAGCGTTGCTTTTTGCAAAACAGGCAAAGGAATTGGTTAAGAAAAGCGAAAATAAGAAAAGGGAACAAGAGCTACAACAACTGACGAAAAGGATTGAAAGATTAACAAGAAAGCTTCAACAATCGTCCTAA
- a CDS encoding reverse transcriptase-like protein codes for MIEVYIDGASAGNPGPSGAGIFMNYKNGQVERHSIYLGEMSNHEAEYMALIHALTLCVEQGIHAASFRTDSKLIDDAVEKRFVKKEKYKALHENAMSLIDQFDLFFMKWIPSNQNKNADELARLAIRKNQLS; via the coding sequence TTGATTGAAGTTTACATTGATGGAGCAAGTGCTGGAAATCCAGGTCCTTCCGGGGCTGGTATTTTTATGAACTATAAAAATGGTCAAGTCGAGCGTCATTCTATATATCTCGGGGAAATGTCAAACCATGAAGCTGAATATATGGCTTTGATTCATGCCCTTACACTTTGTGTTGAACAGGGTATTCACGCAGCTTCTTTTCGGACAGACTCGAAACTTATTGATGATGCTGTTGAAAAACGGTTTGTCAAAAAGGAAAAATACAAGGCTTTACATGAGAATGCGATGAGTTTAATTGATCAATTCGATTTATTTTTTATGAAATGGATTCCAAGCAATCAAAATAAAAATGCCGATGAGCTTGCTCGCCTTGCGATTAGGAAAAATCAGCTAAGTTAA
- a CDS encoding LLM class flavin-dependent oxidoreductase, which produces MKLSILDQCPIFHRQTAKDALYEALKLAQQAEQLGYARYWVAEHHDLPGLACPAPEVMLAFIGAHTSKIRIGAGAILLPHYKPYKVAELFNMLATLFPNRIDLGIGRAPGGSAEATNALSDRFLQQVWDMPKHITELLLYLDNEAYAEHDFSSLSASPVPEISPVPWLLGTSKKSAMLAAEKGLAYNFGLFMSDKDVQECVELYKNRFRPRKEGEKRQLLLTVSVICAHTKAEAEGIAMRSLQFSSQKVDTSQKELEAKKENMVIGDPVFVKEKLQKLVEQFQADEVMIVTNTDNPLDRLQSFQLLANECFVN; this is translated from the coding sequence GTGAAGCTAAGTATATTAGATCAATGTCCCATTTTTCATCGACAAACCGCAAAAGATGCGTTGTATGAAGCATTGAAGCTAGCACAACAGGCAGAACAATTAGGGTATGCAAGGTATTGGGTTGCGGAACATCATGATTTACCTGGATTAGCCTGTCCGGCTCCTGAAGTCATGTTAGCCTTTATAGGAGCCCATACATCAAAAATTCGAATTGGAGCAGGGGCGATTTTGCTCCCTCATTATAAACCTTATAAAGTCGCTGAGCTATTTAATATGTTAGCCACGCTTTTTCCGAATCGAATCGACCTTGGAATAGGTCGTGCTCCCGGTGGCTCAGCAGAAGCAACAAATGCTTTATCGGACCGGTTTTTACAACAAGTGTGGGACATGCCTAAACATATAACTGAACTGCTTCTTTATTTGGACAATGAGGCATATGCTGAGCATGATTTTTCAAGTTTATCAGCCTCTCCCGTTCCTGAAATTTCACCTGTTCCATGGTTATTAGGGACGAGTAAAAAGAGTGCGATGTTAGCAGCTGAAAAAGGCCTCGCGTATAATTTCGGATTATTCATGAGTGACAAGGACGTACAGGAATGCGTTGAACTTTATAAAAATCGATTTCGACCAAGGAAAGAAGGGGAAAAACGACAACTCCTTTTAACGGTGTCCGTTATTTGTGCTCATACGAAAGCGGAAGCAGAAGGAATTGCGATGAGGTCGTTACAGTTTTCCTCGCAAAAAGTGGACACAAGTCAAAAAGAGCTAGAAGCGAAAAAGGAAAACATGGTGATTGGTGATCCAGTGTTTGTGAAAGAAAAACTGCAAAAGCTAGTGGAACAATTTCAAGCAGATGAAGTGATGATTGTGACGAATACAGATAATCCATTGGACCGATTACAATCATTTCAATTGCTTGCTAATGAGTGTTTCGTAAACTGA
- a CDS encoding DEAD/DEAH box helicase, translating to MFGKKTLQELINQLKSDDRFKDNISYWYQTPPTEAKYSLFPDEVDNRIKQALQNRGITSLYSHQRTAFDTAYQKKNFVAVTPTASGKTLCYNLPVLQEIIEREESRALYLFPTKALAQDQKSELNEIIEEVGLDVKCYTYDGDTAPTIRQAVRKAGHVVITNPDMLHSAILPHHTKWVAFFENLKYVVIDELHTYRGVFGSHVANVIRRLKRIAAYYGSYPTFICTSATIANPKELAKELTGEPMELINNNGAPRGKKHFVFYNPPIVNKPLHIRKSGTVEVNDLAKLFLKEQIQTIVFAKSRVRVEIILRHLQEIVKKELGTKSIRGYRGGYLPKQRREIERGLRQGEIIGVVSTNALELGVDIGQLQVCIMNGYPGSIASAWQQAGRAGRRQDESLIIMVANSAPIDQYVISHPEYFFERSPESARINPNNLIILVDHLKCASYELPFKQGELFGGEEVDEILEFLADEQVLHHKGSTFYWMNDSFPAHNISLRSASQENVIIIDQTDVANIKVIGEMDRFSAMTLLHDEAIYLHEGVQHQVELLDWDEKKAFVRQVEVDYFTDANLAVQLKVLEEDMSSVQSNATLGYGDVMVNAMATIFKKIKLSTFETIGSGPIHLPEEELHTNAMWISFPQSLVSEVGKESLEQALTGLSNVIQHVAPVFVMCDSGDLHVVPQIKAVHSECPTIFIYDRYPGGIGLSETVYKHFNIILERALAIIDRCPCEKGCPSCVGTLFDYRKNAKTEVKRLMRFVNKG from the coding sequence ATGTTTGGAAAGAAAACATTACAAGAACTTATTAATCAATTAAAGTCCGATGATAGATTTAAAGATAATATTTCATATTGGTACCAAACACCTCCGACTGAAGCGAAATATTCCTTGTTTCCAGATGAGGTAGATAACAGAATTAAACAAGCATTGCAAAATAGAGGCATTACTTCCCTTTATAGCCATCAACGAACCGCTTTTGATACGGCTTATCAAAAAAAGAACTTCGTTGCTGTTACACCGACAGCCTCTGGTAAAACATTGTGCTATAATTTGCCAGTTTTACAAGAAATTATTGAACGGGAAGAAAGCAGAGCATTATACCTTTTTCCAACGAAAGCCTTAGCACAAGACCAAAAAAGTGAGTTAAATGAAATTATTGAAGAAGTAGGTCTCGATGTAAAATGCTATACGTATGATGGGGATACTGCCCCGACAATCCGCCAAGCGGTAAGGAAGGCTGGACATGTTGTCATTACAAATCCAGATATGTTACATTCAGCGATTTTACCGCATCATACGAAGTGGGTCGCTTTTTTTGAAAATCTAAAATACGTTGTTATTGATGAGCTTCATACATATCGAGGTGTATTTGGGAGTCATGTTGCGAATGTCATAAGAAGATTAAAGCGAATTGCGGCGTATTATGGTAGTTATCCTACTTTTATTTGTACATCGGCGACAATCGCAAATCCGAAAGAATTAGCAAAAGAGTTAACTGGCGAACCGATGGAACTTATTAATAACAATGGAGCCCCACGAGGAAAAAAACATTTTGTATTTTATAACCCTCCTATTGTAAATAAACCACTTCATATTCGGAAAAGTGGAACTGTTGAAGTGAATGACTTAGCTAAATTATTTTTAAAAGAACAAATCCAAACAATTGTTTTTGCTAAAAGTCGAGTTCGAGTAGAAATCATCCTCCGTCATCTTCAAGAAATAGTAAAAAAAGAGTTAGGGACAAAAAGCATTCGTGGCTATCGAGGCGGCTATTTACCGAAACAAAGACGAGAAATTGAACGAGGCTTACGACAAGGTGAAATCATAGGGGTTGTTAGCACAAATGCACTTGAGCTTGGGGTCGATATTGGTCAACTTCAAGTTTGTATTATGAATGGATACCCAGGTTCTATTGCGAGCGCATGGCAACAAGCTGGTCGAGCCGGGCGTAGACAAGATGAATCTTTAATTATTATGGTTGCAAATTCAGCACCGATTGATCAATATGTCATATCACATCCAGAATACTTTTTTGAAAGGTCACCAGAATCAGCGAGAATTAATCCAAACAACTTAATCATATTAGTTGATCATTTAAAATGCGCTTCGTATGAACTTCCTTTTAAGCAAGGAGAGTTGTTTGGTGGCGAGGAAGTCGATGAAATATTAGAATTTTTAGCAGACGAACAAGTGCTTCACCATAAAGGGTCTACTTTTTATTGGATGAATGATTCGTTTCCCGCTCATAACATTAGTTTGCGTTCAGCTTCACAAGAGAATGTCATTATCATTGACCAAACCGACGTTGCTAATATTAAAGTAATCGGAGAAATGGACCGCTTTAGTGCGATGACATTGCTTCATGATGAAGCGATTTATTTACACGAGGGAGTCCAACATCAAGTTGAGTTATTAGATTGGGACGAAAAAAAAGCGTTTGTAAGACAAGTCGAAGTGGACTACTTTACTGACGCTAACTTAGCTGTTCAACTTAAAGTGTTAGAAGAGGACATGTCTTCTGTACAGTCTAACGCAACGCTTGGCTATGGTGATGTTATGGTTAATGCGATGGCGACAATTTTTAAAAAAATTAAACTATCAACTTTCGAAACGATTGGTTCCGGACCGATTCATCTTCCAGAAGAAGAGCTACACACGAATGCGATGTGGATTTCGTTTCCACAAAGCTTGGTTTCTGAAGTGGGAAAAGAATCATTGGAACAAGCATTAACGGGATTATCGAATGTAATCCAGCATGTTGCCCCTGTTTTCGTTATGTGTGATAGTGGCGATCTCCATGTTGTGCCACAAATTAAAGCGGTCCATTCTGAATGCCCTACGATTTTTATTTATGACCGTTATCCTGGTGGAATTGGGTTAAGTGAGACCGTGTATAAACATTTTAATATCATCCTTGAACGCGCACTTGCCATTATTGATCGGTGTCCATGCGAAAAAGGATGTCCATCTTGTGTGGGGACGTTATTTGATTATCGGAAAAATGCAAAAACTGAAGTGAAACGTTTGATGAGATTTGTAAATAAAGGGTGA
- a CDS encoding DUF3231 family protein gives MSNSQHVTRLTGPEISALWTQYVNDSMSICVLSYFQQTCNDSEIGAIIDYALSLSTSHVRDIKKKLQAEDYPIPTGFNENDVNLKAPPLFSEIFMISYLYAMTLHGLNAYSLSLGTSAREDQRNYYKECGKEAMELYDKIIDVMLQKGIYSRPPTIHRPDTVDFVKDQHYLSGWFHRRPLNGIEIGNLYYNNQKTIVKSVLEIGFSQVTKSKELREYFQRGEKICTKHIGIFNGFLEKDHLSSPATLISEVTNSTMAPFSDKLMLFHIVSLVSVTVGYYGAALSSCQRRDLMAQYLKIMAEIGLYAEDGANLLIKNGWMEQPPMASNRKALANNK, from the coding sequence ATGAGTAACTCACAACATGTTACACGGTTAACAGGCCCAGAAATTTCAGCATTATGGACACAGTATGTAAATGATAGTATGTCAATTTGTGTTCTGTCCTATTTTCAACAAACATGTAACGATTCAGAAATTGGAGCGATTATTGACTATGCTCTTTCCCTTTCTACTTCCCATGTACGGGATATAAAAAAGAAGCTTCAAGCGGAAGATTATCCGATCCCAACAGGTTTTAATGAAAATGATGTAAACCTTAAAGCACCACCTTTATTCTCAGAAATATTTATGATTTCCTACCTTTACGCAATGACACTTCACGGCTTAAACGCTTATTCCTTATCTTTAGGAACATCTGCTCGTGAAGACCAAAGAAATTACTATAAAGAATGTGGAAAAGAAGCGATGGAACTTTACGATAAAATTATCGATGTTATGTTACAAAAAGGGATTTATAGTCGCCCTCCCACGATACATCGGCCTGATACTGTTGACTTCGTAAAAGACCAACATTATTTATCTGGTTGGTTTCATAGAAGACCTTTAAATGGAATTGAAATTGGAAACTTATATTATAACAACCAAAAAACGATTGTAAAAAGTGTGCTTGAAATTGGCTTTAGTCAAGTTACTAAATCAAAAGAGCTTAGGGAGTATTTTCAGCGTGGCGAAAAGATTTGTACAAAACATATTGGTATCTTTAATGGCTTTTTAGAAAAGGACCATCTTTCCTCTCCTGCCACATTAATTTCTGAAGTAACTAATTCAACGATGGCGCCTTTTTCTGATAAATTAATGTTATTTCATATTGTCTCTTTAGTTTCTGTTACGGTTGGATATTACGGGGCAGCATTATCATCATGTCAACGACGCGATTTAATGGCACAGTATTTAAAAATCATGGCTGAAATCGGTTTATATGCTGAAGACGGGGCGAATTTGTTAATTAAAAATGGGTGGATGGAACAGCCACCTATGGCATCTAATCGAAAAGCTTTAGCCAATAACAAATAA